In Sulfurisphaera javensis, a single genomic region encodes these proteins:
- a CDS encoding 30S ribosomal protein S4, whose protein sequence is MGDPKKSRRKWEGPGHPWIRVNLEKEQVLVGKYGLRNKRELWLAQTIIRNFRHQARSLLALPPAERATREKQLIQKLYRMGIIEKDNATLDDVLGLTEENYLERRLQTIVYKKGLARTIYQARQLIVHGHIAVGGKRVTSPGYIVMRGEEDLIDFYPTSPFKQHPPTQQGEENVQQA, encoded by the coding sequence ATGGGTGATCCGAAGAAAAGCAGAAGAAAATGGGAAGGCCCTGGTCATCCTTGGATTAGAGTAAACTTAGAAAAAGAACAAGTTTTAGTAGGTAAATATGGTTTAAGAAACAAAAGAGAACTGTGGTTAGCACAAACAATAATTAGAAACTTTAGGCATCAAGCTAGATCTTTGCTAGCATTACCACCAGCAGAAAGAGCTACTAGAGAAAAACAATTAATACAAAAATTATATAGGATGGGTATTATAGAAAAAGATAATGCAACATTAGATGACGTATTAGGTCTAACTGAGGAAAACTATCTCGAAAGAAGGCTTCAAACTATAGTATATAAGAAAGGACTAGCAAGGACAATCTATCAAGCAAGACAACTTATAGTTCATGGGCATATAGCAGTTGGTGGAAAGAGGGTTACTTCTCCGGGATATATCGTAATGAGAGGAGAGGAAGATTTAATAGACTTCTATCCAACCTCTCCATTCAAACAACATCCTCCAACTCAACAAGGTGAGGAAAATGTCCAGCAGGCGTGA
- a CDS encoding 30S ribosomal protein S13: protein MSQQQQFKYIVRLFGQDVDGTMKVPYALAMVKGIGYNTARAIIFKLGLDKDRRLGELSDEDIKKIENYLTEKKIPDVPYWMYNRRKDYENGIDLHLVTSDLIFYVRNDIEREKKIKSWRGVRHSLGLKVRGQRTRTTGRTGTTVGVRRSKAAQPAAQQQKAQASSSGGEKKQG from the coding sequence ATGTCTCAGCAACAGCAGTTTAAATACATAGTTAGGCTTTTTGGCCAAGACGTAGATGGTACTATGAAAGTCCCTTATGCTTTAGCAATGGTTAAAGGCATAGGGTATAACACGGCAAGGGCAATCATTTTTAAGCTTGGATTAGATAAGGATAGAAGATTAGGAGAATTAAGTGATGAGGATATAAAGAAAATTGAAAATTATTTAACAGAGAAGAAAATTCCAGATGTCCCGTATTGGATGTATAATAGAAGAAAGGATTATGAAAATGGAATTGATTTACATTTAGTTACTTCAGACCTTATTTTCTATGTTAGAAATGATATAGAGAGAGAAAAGAAAATCAAAAGTTGGAGAGGAGTTAGGCACTCATTAGGCTTAAAAGTTAGAGGTCAAAGAACAAGAACAACTGGCAGAACTGGTACCACAGTCGGAGTAAGAAGATCAAAAGCCGCTCAACCTGCTGCACAACAGCAGAAAGCTCAGGCTTCTTCCTCTGGTGGTGAAAAGAAACAAGGGTGA
- a CDS encoding AIR synthase related protein encodes MDLEGIARKLYPNKEEIKRKLREEIEFYKGKNYPLKDKIIEAIVKEVETSINAKGEIFEFPRTNIKAGEAGLGSRGIGDHIIHNKVLELANLEGYEDARINRNIIASIDGIHSRLSYFPFLAGFHATKAALRDIMVKGAEPLGILVDIHLSDDSDVGMLLDFEAGVATVSEALNVSILAGSTLRIGGDMVIGERISGGIGAIGILKNNYFSRKNVKVGQYIVMTEGSGGGTITTTAIYNGFYEVVSETLSIKDLLTCDMINKDVYQYVSSMTDVTNGGIRASALEISENNVSFKIDKEKFLSLINSKVLDMLHKLKIDPFGISIDSILIFTEYPELIKSKLNSRGIRAEIIGKVTEFHEFPIVDENDNPIKPMFRESPYTPIKQVIGNYSPYTEESLANALNIATKLAKAKKEKVLKTLKGS; translated from the coding sequence ATGGATTTAGAGGGTATAGCAAGAAAACTTTATCCAAATAAGGAAGAGATTAAACGGAAACTCAGAGAAGAAATAGAGTTTTATAAAGGTAAAAATTATCCGTTAAAAGATAAGATAATTGAGGCAATAGTTAAAGAAGTAGAAACATCAATAAATGCAAAGGGGGAAATTTTTGAATTTCCAAGAACAAACATAAAGGCTGGAGAGGCCGGGTTAGGATCAAGAGGGATTGGCGATCATATTATACATAATAAGGTACTAGAATTAGCTAATTTAGAAGGATATGAAGATGCTAGAATTAATCGAAATATAATAGCATCGATAGATGGTATTCATTCACGTTTATCTTATTTTCCTTTTCTTGCTGGTTTTCATGCTACCAAAGCAGCGTTAAGAGATATTATGGTTAAAGGTGCTGAACCATTAGGAATACTTGTCGATATTCATTTATCAGACGATAGTGATGTAGGGATGTTACTTGATTTTGAAGCTGGAGTAGCTACTGTTTCAGAAGCCTTAAATGTATCTATATTAGCTGGAAGCACCTTAAGAATAGGCGGAGATATGGTAATAGGGGAGAGGATAAGTGGTGGTATAGGAGCTATTGGAATTTTGAAAAATAACTACTTCTCTAGAAAGAACGTTAAAGTGGGGCAATATATTGTTATGACAGAAGGAAGTGGTGGAGGTACAATAACTACCACAGCAATATATAATGGATTTTATGAGGTAGTTAGTGAAACTCTAAGTATAAAGGATCTACTAACTTGTGACATGATAAATAAGGATGTTTATCAATATGTAAGTTCTATGACAGATGTAACTAATGGTGGAATTAGGGCTTCTGCTCTCGAAATATCTGAAAATAATGTAAGTTTTAAAATTGATAAGGAAAAGTTCCTTTCACTAATAAATTCTAAAGTCTTGGACATGTTACATAAACTTAAAATAGATCCTTTTGGAATATCAATTGATTCTATATTGATTTTCACGGAATATCCAGAATTAATTAAAAGTAAACTTAATTCAAGAGGCATAAGAGCAGAAATAATAGGGAAAGTAACTGAGTTTCATGAGTTTCCTATTGTTGATGAAAATGACAATCCTATTAAACCAATGTTTAGAGAATCTCCTTATACTCCAATAAAACAAGTTATAGGAAATTATTCTCCATACACTGAGGAGTCCTTAGCAAACGCTCTTAATATCGCTACAAAACTAGCTAAAGCTAAGAAGGAAAAAGTATTGAAAACTTTAAAAGGGAGTTAA
- a CDS encoding secondary thiamine-phosphate synthase enzyme YjbQ yields the protein MKIITKEFTVKTRSRFDSIDITEQVSEAIKGINNGIAYVIVKHTTCAVIINEAESGLMKDYLSWAKKLVPPEGEFEHNIIDNNGHAHIISSIIGNSRIVPIIEGKLDLGTWQRIILLEFDGPRTRTVLVKSMGE from the coding sequence ATGAAAATAATTACAAAGGAATTTACAGTTAAGACGAGAAGTAGATTCGACAGTATAGACATTACTGAACAAGTGAGTGAAGCTATAAAGGGAATTAATAATGGTATTGCTTATGTTATTGTAAAACACACTACTTGTGCAGTTATTATTAATGAGGCCGAAAGCGGGTTAATGAAGGATTACTTAAGCTGGGCTAAAAAATTAGTTCCACCAGAAGGAGAGTTTGAACATAATATAATAGATAATAATGGGCATGCACATATCATTTCTTCAATTATTGGTAATTCTAGAATAGTTCCTATTATAGAAGGGAAATTAGATTTAGGAACTTGGCAAAGAATCATTTTGTTAGAATTTGATGGACCCAGAACAAGGACAGTATTAGTTAAGAGTATGGGAGAATAA
- a CDS encoding tyrosine--tRNA ligase has translation MNVEEKIKIISRNTAEIVTIEELRKKLEENQKLKGYIGFEPSGLFHIGWLIWAQKLKDLIEAGIDMSVLVATWHAWINDKLGGNLDKIKLAGQYALEVLSAFGVDMSKIKVVYAEDLVKDSNYWALVIRIAKNTSLARMKRALTIMGRKAEEAELDTSKLIYPAMQVADILYQDLDIALGGTDQRKAHMLARDVADKLNKKKVIAIHTPLLIGLQGGQRMEGVEEDDYLANVKMSKSKPETAIFVHDSPEVVEAKLKSAYCPKGVIVDNPVLQINKYLIFSRDGATLKVERDIKYGGDIEFKSYEELEKVYSEGKLHPLDLKLATARKLNEILDPIRKKLESKSEFTLLIEELEKGITR, from the coding sequence TTGAATGTAGAAGAGAAGATTAAAATTATATCGAGAAATACAGCAGAAATTGTAACAATAGAAGAGCTTAGGAAAAAACTAGAGGAAAATCAAAAATTAAAAGGATACATTGGATTTGAACCTAGTGGACTATTCCATATAGGTTGGCTAATATGGGCTCAGAAGCTTAAGGATTTAATAGAAGCTGGAATAGACATGTCAGTTTTAGTGGCAACATGGCATGCTTGGATAAATGATAAACTTGGAGGTAATTTAGACAAGATTAAATTAGCTGGTCAGTACGCATTAGAAGTCTTAAGTGCCTTTGGAGTAGATATGTCAAAAATTAAAGTAGTTTACGCTGAAGATTTAGTAAAAGACAGTAATTATTGGGCTTTAGTAATCAGAATAGCTAAGAATACAAGTCTAGCAAGAATGAAGAGAGCTTTAACTATTATGGGAAGAAAAGCAGAAGAAGCAGAATTAGACACCTCTAAACTTATTTATCCGGCAATGCAAGTTGCTGATATTTTATATCAAGACCTTGATATAGCTTTAGGTGGTACTGATCAAAGAAAAGCCCACATGTTGGCTAGAGATGTAGCTGACAAACTAAATAAGAAGAAAGTAATTGCAATACACACTCCATTATTAATAGGCTTACAAGGAGGACAAAGAATGGAAGGAGTTGAGGAAGATGATTATTTGGCCAACGTAAAGATGAGTAAATCAAAACCAGAAACAGCAATATTTGTTCATGATTCCCCAGAGGTAGTAGAAGCTAAACTGAAAAGCGCCTATTGTCCTAAAGGAGTAATAGTAGATAATCCAGTACTTCAGATTAACAAATATCTTATCTTCTCAAGAGACGGTGCTACATTAAAAGTTGAAAGGGATATTAAATACGGCGGAGACATAGAATTTAAATCGTATGAAGAATTAGAAAAAGTTTATTCAGAAGGGAAACTACATCCATTAGACTTAAAGCTTGCGACAGCGAGAAAATTAAATGAAATACTAGACCCAATTAGGAAAAAATTAGAATCAAAATCCGAGTTCACACTTCTCATAGAAGAACTTGAAAAAGGGATAACAAGGTGA